From the genome of Malus sylvestris chromosome 13, drMalSylv7.2, whole genome shotgun sequence:
CATCAAGTGCAAGTGCTGGACCTGTCAAATTAGGGAGACATGGAGTAGCCCATAACTTTCCCTTTGACACTGAACTGTATCGCAATGCGCAAGCTGCCATTGAATAGTTCAGTCAGTCGAAATTCATTGTCAACTTAGACATTTCTTGTTGGAAATGCATACACAAGTATCATGCTTAAGCTTAAAGCTTTACAAGTTACAATGAGAGATTGAGAGGAGACCATGTCCATCACCATGCCTGCAGCCCTGAATCTTCGACTTAATCTAGTTTTCCAGTTCACCGGCAAGCAAGCAAAGATTCATCCCGTCGAGTCAACATTGCCTGTCCATCCCGTAACATATAGAAAGGGGGCCATTGGTCCTTTCCCTTTAAATCTACCGCAATCAACGCCACCTATCTAATCCAGCTCATGTTTCATCATtcactttcttctttttcacttttgatattttttgttttttatagaCAAAAGTTCATCTAAACTACGTGGAACATAGAAAGTTTGAACACGGAACGCAGTGGGTTGATGAAGAATGCTATATTTTTTAGAACAATCCACAATGTTTTTAACTTTTGATTAGTTCATGATGATATTTTTGAAATACCAATAACATCTCACAACGCATTAATTTATAACAACAAGTTCCAACATTTTCTCTAATATTAACATGAATTTTGAATACGATACTTTGAAAatttgagaaagagagagcacACAAGTTGATAAAAAGGAACAAAATAAGTCAAAATTGAAGAACGATTGTTTGACAAATTGCTCCAAAAGTTCAACAACTCTTTCCAACTAATATTTAACATAATTACAacatatatacaattatacatatCCATGACTAAACTAATAGGGTGTTATCcatatacaattatatataaacAATTGCTACCCAAAATAATTTGTCTCAATAACTGCAAAAATTCTGCAAACGCATTTTCTTACCAAGTTTGACAAGCATCGCATACGGAACCGATAGGCATATTAACACTAGTGTTCCTTGCAAATTAGGAAACGTGAATAATCATTAGGAATCAACAGTTAAGCAAGCCTCAGGAGTTAATCTAATTATcttctttttaattattatcatcatcatcagtaGTCAgaaccttttttattttctaattaattttgatttatgttgataTATTCAAGACTGTCATTGTCATACTATTTAATTAGAAGAGAGATTCTACCGTTAGAAATGTTTTGCAATTGAGTGGTTAATTTCTTTTTCCAGCTTAGTTGGCAATTATTAATTGAGATTTGATATTGAAAGAAAACCTGATCGATCAACCCTAATCTTGTAATGCATTCAAGTACAAGTAGGGTAGCATAGACTTTGAAAGCATTACAAGAAAAATAGGGTTCTCTCTCTTTTAAAATggcataaataataataataatgcaaCACACGTATTCTttgtattttaaaagaaaaatagataaTATGCTACGTTAATGTTGTGTTATCGAGTGAGTTATAgagttttaaaacaaaaatacatgTGTTGCATAATTATTGGCTCGTGTGATTGAGTCTGAGAACTCAGTGATGTTCAAGGAGTTCACACTTGACACCGATTAATTACAAATGGAGTGGAATGAAAGGAGGGCGGAGAAATGATAGGCCTTTTGTTTGGCACAAGAAAAGATTGTGCAAGCGTTGAGTGTTGACAGGTGAAACCTGTGGATGGCAACGGCTACGAGCGTTGCGTTGCGAAATATAAGgggttaattttatttttctttttgaatatAGGGGttaatttttaaaagtaaaaaagtAGGGTTGATTTGGCTGCGGAATTTGAATCTAGTGCGCTCCAACGTTTCAAACTGGAGGAGGATCCTCGTGATCATCAAACGGtcagaattttatttatttttacaaattACATTACATGTGAGGAAGCGAGAGACAAGTTCCATTTACTCCCCCGAGAGCCGACCTCACCTCTTTGCTTTTGTTCTGGTTACTATAAATAAGAGACGCAGACACTCGAGAGTTTCAGACacgtctcctcctcctcctccaaaccacattattacatgcctattctctctctctctctgtcttcaGACACACACACTTACGCTTTTTTTTATTCCATCTTTTTCATCATTCATCCTAGCTAGCTATTaagtattaattaatcaaatactTGCTGTCTAAGTGTCTACGGCAAGCAAGGCAAAAGTCCTCCaccctcctctcctctcctgcTGCTGCTTCCTTTCCAGCTtccactttttttcttttaagtacaTATATCATATCCCCACCCACCTTCACTGGAAAATAGTTACGGTGTTTGTTTTCTGATGCTCTGACTACTGACTGGGACCTCCTCCTCCCAAAATGAGAATGCCTGTCCTCCTCCGCACATGGACATGCCGATGGACATGGGCTTGTATTTCCAATTCCAACCTGTTATTGCTCATGTTTTTGTCGATCCTGCTGTGTTCTACATCCTCAGCCTCGTCGTCATCCCCGGCTGTTTGCTCAGAAGCAGATAGAGCCTCCCTTCTCAGCTTCAAATCCAGAATCTTCAAGGACACTACACAAATGCTGTCTTCGTGGACGGGCAGAGACTGCTGCGCCGGAGGCTGGGAAGGTGTTGAGTGCAACCCAGCTGGCAGGGTTACTGTCTTGCAGTTGCAGCGCCCAGCCTCTGGACCTGATTACATGAAGGGCACCCTCTCCCCTTCCCTTGCCAACTTGAATTTCTTGGAGGTACTCGTTATCAGTGGCCTGAAACTAATTACAGGTCCAATTCCTCAGAGCTTCTCCAATCTCGTCCACCTCACCCAACTCGCCCTCGAAGACAACTCCCTCGCCGGCCCCATTCCTTTTGATTTAGGCCGTCTCTCCTCCCTCCAGAGCCTCTCCCTCAGCGGCAACCGTTTCAGCGGCCACATTCCCCCAAGCCTAGGCCAACTCCCCCATCTTGTCCAACTAGGTTTAGCCAGAAACTCCCTCACAGGTCCTATCCCACCCACTTTTCTAAATTTCCATGCTTTGCAGTACCTTGATCTCAGCTTCAATGCCTTGTCCGGCCCCATTCCAGATTTCGTAGGTCGCCAGTTGCAAAACCTTACTTACATTGACCTCTCCAATAACCAGTTATCTGGTCAGATGCCCATTTCCCTCTTCAGCTTGTCCAAGCTTTTGGACCTGTCCTTGAACCACAACCAACTGACTGGCATCATCCCTGTTCAGGTTGCCGGACTCAAATCCCTCACCACTCTTTCGTTGAGCGCCAATCGACTTACAGGATGTATTCCGGGATCCATTTCAACATTACACAACCTTTGGTACCTCAATTTATCCGGGAACGGGTTTTCGGATCCTCTCCCTCAGACCCTTGCCAGGGGCGTTCCTTCTCTCTTGTCCATAGACTTGTCTTACAACAATCTCAGTTTAGAGAGCGTTCCATATTGGATCACAAGCAGACAACTCAGAGATGTTCATCTTGCTGGCTGTCAATTGAGAGGAACCCTCCCAACCTTTACAATGCCTGATTCTTTGACCTCCATCGACCTCTCTCACAATCAATTTACCGGTGGTATTTCAAAGCTCCTCACCAACGTGACAAGCTTGCAAAGCCTCAATCTCTCCAACAACCAATTGAAGTCTGATCTTTCAGAACTCAAATTGCCTGACACGATTTCTTCTGTTGACATGCACTCAAATCAGCTCGCAGGGTCTCTCTCAAGAATCTTAAACGATAGGACAAGCAGCTTTTTGGAGGTTTTGGATGTCTCACACAATCAAATTTCAGGTGGAATTCCAGAGTTGAAGGAAGGCCTGAGGCTCAAATTGTTCAACTTGGGAAGCAACAAGATTTCCGGTCACATCCCCAACTCAGTTTCAAACCTGACCCAACTTGGAAGGTTTGATATATCAAGGAACCAGATGACAGGCACCATCCCTACAAGTTTGGGGTTGCTCGTGAAACTGAAATGGCTCGATGTGTCCATCAATGGGCTCACAGGAAGGATTCCAAATAGCCTGTTAGGGATTGAAGGGCTCAGACACGCAAGCTTCAGGGCAAACAGGTTATGCGGAGAGATCCCACAAGGGAGACCATTCAACATTTTCCCTGCAGCTGCTTATCTGCACAATTTGTGCTTATGTGGCAAGCCAATGCCACCTTGCAGGGGTAGTGGAAAGAAACAAGAAGCAAATATGATGAGCCAGTAAGATGCTGACTCAGACTCGAGAAAATATGAGCATTTTCGTTGAGATTACATGTCATATAGGAAACAGCAAATAGGACATCTCCTGCAAGAGCCAAGATCCAAGAAAGATAGTCACTTATTATCTATTTATTATAATCACTTTCAAATTAAGAAACCTTGTCTATTTACATACCGAGGAGAGAATGCATGTTCTTTCCTTCATTAAGCTTATGCTCAAACATTCAAATTCCAGAGCACATTGTGTAGTAATCATTTGCTTCAAAAAGTGCCCCGCAAAGGAAACAAGAATTGAGACCCATCAACACATAAATAAACTCAGATGGATTGCAGATTAAAAAATAGAATGAATCAACCCAATTTTTCAATGTAAGTAGGCAATTTATGTTTCAACATACACcaaccaattaaaacacaaaaacacatgGAATTGAAATGCTCAACTACTACATTTGCATTCACAAGTCTACCGAAAGAAAAAGGGATGCTTGGGAATCATTCAAGAAGATACATATCATAACCAGTTTCAGAAAAGCCATAGATAGCTCAGAAACAAACAGCCTCAGAATTTACAAGAATCCAGAAACATGCATTAGACTCAATCCCTCCAAAGAGAGGAACATGAAACTTTATATGAAAAGATTTGTCAAGCTATCCTAATACTAATACGCTAGTACTACTCATCAACATCAGTTATTTCTCTGAAGCTTCTTTCTCCAAAACCCCTTCCGGTGTTTCACCCTGAATTTCCACACAGAAAAAAACCAGAATTTAATAAGAACTACAATAATAATACTAACACATTCAACAAGTAAGCTGAATAAGTCTTACATCCCTAGCTTCTGCAATGTCAGTCTCCAGTGCTATTTTGTACTCTTCTTTAAGCTCAGCAGCTTTATCCACGTAGGGCTTCTTCTCCTAAACACATTTTACATCagaaacaagaagaaaacaGGATCAGACAAAGTCTAACGACCATTTCCTGTCCACGTGATAAGATTGAAGGTAACAAATCAAGACCAAAACCATACACAAAAGAATACAGAATGAATACAAATACAAACCTCATCAGTCATAGACTTCCACTTCTCACCACCCTCCTTTGCAACCTGAAACTCCAGTTTAAAGTTACAACATTAGAGGTCACCCAGGCTCATCAAACCGTAGCATATTGTACAGTAACGGAGTGCTGAAGTTGATAACAACAAATACCATCTTAACGCCTTTGGAATCAGGATTAGCTTCCTTGTAGGATTTCCTGAAATCATCCCTGCAGCATACAAAATCCACAATTGACCTCAAACAGCATCTCATACAAAACAGACATCATTCAAATACACAGCAGATAATGTAGTTGTAAATCATGGATAATACATAAGAGAAACAGAAACAGCAGGTGAGAGGAGATttacatgaagaggaagaaggcGGTGAGAGGGCGCTTGGGTGCATTTGGATCTTTGTCCTTCTTGGCTCTCTTT
Proteins encoded in this window:
- the LOC126597216 gene encoding DNA damage-repair/toleration protein DRT100; the protein is MRMPVLLRTWTCRWTWACISNSNLLLLMFLSILLCSTSSASSSSPAVCSEADRASLLSFKSRIFKDTTQMLSSWTGRDCCAGGWEGVECNPAGRVTVLQLQRPASGPDYMKGTLSPSLANLNFLEVLVISGLKLITGPIPQSFSNLVHLTQLALEDNSLAGPIPFDLGRLSSLQSLSLSGNRFSGHIPPSLGQLPHLVQLGLARNSLTGPIPPTFLNFHALQYLDLSFNALSGPIPDFVGRQLQNLTYIDLSNNQLSGQMPISLFSLSKLLDLSLNHNQLTGIIPVQVAGLKSLTTLSLSANRLTGCIPGSISTLHNLWYLNLSGNGFSDPLPQTLARGVPSLLSIDLSYNNLSLESVPYWITSRQLRDVHLAGCQLRGTLPTFTMPDSLTSIDLSHNQFTGGISKLLTNVTSLQSLNLSNNQLKSDLSELKLPDTISSVDMHSNQLAGSLSRILNDRTSSFLEVLDVSHNQISGGIPELKEGLRLKLFNLGSNKISGHIPNSVSNLTQLGRFDISRNQMTGTIPTSLGLLVKLKWLDVSINGLTGRIPNSLLGIEGLRHASFRANRLCGEIPQGRPFNIFPAAAYLHNLCLCGKPMPPCRGSGKKQEANMMSQ